In a single window of the Bradyrhizobium sp. ORS 285 genome:
- a CDS encoding TRAP transporter large permease: MSSLLIFGLLIFLMLTGMPISIALGLTVLSFVFFMTNVPTESVALKLFTGIDNFEIMAIPFFILAGNFLTHGGVARRMINFATSMVGHWYGGLGLAGVMACALFAAVSGSSPATVIAIGSIMLPAMVKQGFPKRFGAGVITTSGALGILIPPSIVMVVYSVATGGSIALDPAGHRVSSASVGQLFMAGVIPGLMLASLLGFTTFYRAWKNDYPRLPRASWAERFTAFRKCIWGLLLIVIVLGGIYTGKFTPTEAAAVSAVYAFVIAVFVYRDMSWKDVPKVLLGSANMSAMILYIITNAVLFSFLMANENIPQQIANWMASAGVNWAVFLLVVNILLLLAGNVMEATSIVLIMAPILFPVAVKLGIHPVHLGILMVVNMEVGMCHPPVGLNLYVASGIAKMGITELTIAVMPWLLTMLGFLALVTYVPEISLWLPRTLGMLWGAATD; encoded by the coding sequence ATGAGCAGCCTCCTGATCTTCGGCCTGCTGATCTTCCTGATGCTGACGGGCATGCCGATCTCGATCGCGCTCGGCCTCACCGTGCTGTCCTTCGTCTTCTTCATGACGAACGTGCCGACCGAATCCGTCGCGCTGAAACTGTTCACGGGCATCGACAATTTCGAGATCATGGCGATCCCGTTCTTCATCCTCGCCGGCAACTTCCTGACCCATGGCGGCGTGGCAAGGCGGATGATCAATTTCGCGACCTCGATGGTCGGGCATTGGTATGGCGGCCTGGGGCTCGCCGGCGTCATGGCCTGCGCGCTGTTTGCCGCCGTGTCCGGCTCGTCGCCGGCGACGGTGATCGCGATCGGCTCGATCATGCTGCCGGCGATGGTCAAGCAGGGCTTTCCAAAACGCTTCGGCGCCGGTGTGATCACCACCTCGGGTGCGCTCGGCATCCTCATTCCGCCCTCGATCGTGATGGTGGTGTATTCGGTCGCGACCGGCGGCAGCATCGCGCTCGATCCGGCCGGGCACCGCGTCTCGTCGGCCTCGGTCGGGCAGCTGTTCATGGCCGGCGTCATCCCCGGCCTGATGCTGGCGAGCCTGCTCGGCTTCACCACCTTCTATCGCGCCTGGAAAAATGACTATCCGCGGCTGCCGCGCGCCAGCTGGGCGGAGCGCTTTACCGCGTTCCGCAAGTGCATCTGGGGCCTCTTGCTGATCGTGATCGTGCTCGGCGGCATCTACACCGGCAAGTTCACGCCGACCGAGGCCGCCGCCGTCAGCGCCGTCTATGCCTTCGTCATCGCGGTGTTCGTCTATCGCGACATGTCATGGAAGGACGTGCCGAAGGTGCTGCTCGGCTCGGCCAATATGAGCGCGATGATCCTCTACATCATCACCAACGCCGTGCTGTTCTCGTTCCTGATGGCCAACGAGAACATCCCGCAGCAGATCGCCAACTGGATGGCGTCCGCCGGCGTCAACTGGGCGGTGTTCCTGCTGGTCGTGAACATCCTGCTGCTGCTCGCCGGCAACGTCATGGAGGCGACCTCGATCGTGCTGATCATGGCGCCGATCCTGTTTCCCGTCGCGGTCAAGCTCGGCATTCATCCGGTGCATCTCGGCATCCTGATGGTGGTCAACATGGAGGTCGGCATGTGCCATCCCCCTGTCGGCCTCAACCTCTACGTCGCCTCGGGGATTGCCAAGATGGGCATCACCGAGCTGACCATCGCGGTCATGCCGTGGCTGCTGACGATGCTCGGCTTCCTGGCGCTCGTCACCTACGTCCCTGAAATCTCGCTCTGGTTGCCGCGGACGTTGGGAATGCTTTGGGGCGCGGCAACAGACTGA
- a CDS encoding ABC transporter permease: MSATATADTSDARAGLSLALPALMLFIGVVVIPLAMTVMLSFHDWGQYKGIEPVFILKNWMEIIDDPYYLEMFWRTFRVAVLATLITAVFGVPEAYILNRMQGPWKGLLLLVIIGPLLISVVARTLGWALLFGGNNGLANKLLMALGLIDSPVRFMFTETGMIIALAHAMMPFMVLAVWTALQRLDPQVENAALSLGAGSLTVVRRIVLPQIMPGVLSGAIIVFSLSASAFATPAIIGGRRLKVAATLAYDEFLNTLNWPLGAAVAVLLLIALVLIVVGSNALIERRYQEMFR, encoded by the coding sequence ATGAGCGCGACTGCCACCGCCGATACATCCGACGCGCGCGCCGGCCTCTCGCTGGCGCTGCCGGCCCTGATGCTGTTCATCGGCGTCGTCGTGATTCCGCTGGCGATGACGGTGATGCTGTCGTTCCATGATTGGGGGCAGTACAAGGGCATCGAGCCGGTCTTCATCCTCAAGAACTGGATGGAGATCATCGACGACCCCTATTATCTGGAAATGTTCTGGCGGACCTTCCGCGTCGCCGTGCTCGCGACTCTGATCACGGCGGTGTTCGGCGTGCCCGAGGCCTATATCCTCAACCGCATGCAGGGGCCGTGGAAGGGACTGTTGCTGCTGGTGATCATCGGCCCGCTGCTGATCTCGGTGGTCGCACGCACGCTCGGCTGGGCGCTCCTGTTCGGCGGCAATAACGGGCTCGCCAACAAGCTCTTGATGGCGCTTGGCCTGATCGATTCACCCGTCCGTTTCATGTTCACCGAGACCGGCATGATCATCGCGCTGGCGCATGCGATGATGCCGTTCATGGTGCTCGCGGTGTGGACCGCGTTGCAGCGGCTCGATCCGCAGGTCGAGAACGCCGCCTTGTCGCTCGGCGCCGGCTCGCTCACCGTCGTCCGCCGCATCGTGCTGCCGCAGATCATGCCGGGCGTGCTGTCGGGCGCGATCATCGTGTTCTCGCTGTCGGCGAGTGCCTTCGCGACGCCCGCGATCATCGGCGGCCGCCGGCTGAAGGTCGCGGCGACGCTCGCCTATGACGAGTTTCTCAACACGCTGAACTGGCCGCTCGGCGCAGCGGTTGCCGTGCTGCTGCTGATCGCGCTGGTCCTGATCGTGGTCGGCTCCAACGCGCTGATCGAGCGCCGCTACCAGGAGATGTTCCGATGA
- a CDS encoding ABC transporter ATP-binding protein — protein sequence MSFLELDRVGKSFGPNTAVEEFSLAVTKGEFISFLGPSGCGKTTTLQMIAGFLDPSHGTIELEGKDLVAVPPAKRGLGIVFQSYALFPHMTAAENVAFGLEMRNVARNEREERARAALTLVGLAGYEDRHPRRMSGGQQQRVALARALVIRPSVLLLDEPLSNLDARLREDMQIELRQIQRNLGTTTILVTHDQIEAMSLSDRIVVMSKGRIEQIGTPQEVYEQPASAFVAQFLGKTNEFAAQVDRTAGQGRLLAGSWSAPAPAGLSGPVTLSVRPERISFGDAGLAGRITSRIFQGNHWLFQCDTECGPAIVIRQNDGQPQPEQGAAVRLNWQSSDMSLRAARVAA from the coding sequence ATGTCCTTCCTCGAGCTCGACCGCGTCGGCAAGTCCTTCGGCCCCAACACGGCCGTCGAAGAGTTCAGCCTGGCCGTGACCAAAGGCGAGTTCATCTCCTTCCTCGGGCCCTCCGGCTGCGGGAAGACGACGACCTTGCAGATGATCGCTGGCTTCCTCGACCCGTCGCACGGCACGATTGAACTCGAAGGCAAGGACCTCGTTGCGGTGCCGCCCGCGAAGCGCGGCCTCGGCATCGTGTTCCAGAGCTACGCGCTGTTTCCGCACATGACGGCGGCTGAGAACGTCGCCTTCGGCCTGGAGATGCGCAACGTCGCGCGCAACGAGCGCGAGGAGCGTGCGCGCGCGGCCCTCACGCTGGTCGGGCTCGCCGGCTACGAAGACCGTCATCCGCGCCGCATGTCCGGCGGCCAGCAGCAGCGCGTGGCGCTGGCGCGGGCGCTGGTGATCCGCCCGAGCGTGCTGCTGCTCGATGAGCCGCTGTCCAATCTCGATGCGCGGCTGCGCGAGGACATGCAGATCGAACTGCGCCAGATCCAGCGCAATCTGGGCACCACCACCATCCTCGTCACCCACGACCAGATCGAGGCGATGTCGCTGTCCGACCGCATCGTCGTCATGAGCAAGGGCCGGATCGAGCAGATCGGCACGCCGCAGGAGGTCTATGAGCAGCCGGCCTCGGCCTTCGTCGCGCAATTCCTCGGCAAGACCAACGAGTTTGCAGCACAGGTGGATCGCACGGCCGGACAAGGCAGGCTGCTTGCGGGCTCGTGGAGCGCCCCGGCACCGGCCGGCCTGTCGGGGCCGGTCACGCTCAGCGTGCGGCCCGAGCGCATCAGCTTCGGCGATGCCGGTCTCGCCGGCCGCATCACCAGCCGCATTTTCCAGGGCAATCACTGGCTGTTCCAGTGCGACACTGAATGTGGTCCTGCGATCGTCATCCGGCAGAATGACGGTCAGCCGCAGCCGGAGCAGGGCGCCGCGGTGCGTCTCAACTGGCAGTCCTCCGACATGAGCCTTCGCGCCGCGCGAGTTGCCGCATGA
- a CDS encoding (2Fe-2S)-binding protein encodes MFKRAEGDARGSVTIHVEGRAITAREGDTVSAALLASGLDVRRATAVSGAKRLPYCMMGVCFDCLVTIDGVGNRQGCLVSVAEGMQIEIQKGKREIGK; translated from the coding sequence ATGTTCAAACGAGCTGAAGGTGATGCGAGGGGATCGGTGACGATCCATGTCGAGGGCCGAGCGATCACTGCGCGCGAAGGCGACACGGTGTCGGCGGCGCTGCTCGCCTCTGGCCTCGACGTCCGGCGCGCGACTGCGGTGAGCGGCGCCAAGCGGCTGCCTTACTGCATGATGGGTGTGTGCTTCGACTGCCTCGTCACCATCGATGGTGTCGGCAACCGCCAGGGCTGCCTCGTGTCGGTGGCCGAGGGCATGCAGATCGAAATCCAGAAGGGCAAGCGGGAGATCGGCAAATGA
- a CDS encoding LysR substrate-binding domain-containing protein, translating to MARINSRQVEAFRAMMLTGSVTEAAKLMAVTQPAVSRLLRDFQALLKMELFERRGTGLVPTAAATALYMEVERSFVGLDRITAAAEEIRGRRTGTLRIAALPALSNGYLPRLAGGFLQERPNLNLAFFGVISPIVIDWVLNAQCDVGFAEVPIAHAGLPSVKLPALPRVAVLPAAHRLAAKERLVPRDFEGETFISLSAGSTSRHLIDQVFHRDDIQRVLRVETTLSEIMCGMVSSGLGVAICDPFTAREFDGRGVVARPFTPRIDFEFAAVFPPQRSPSPVALDLVETVRRALSALAG from the coding sequence ATGGCCCGGATCAATTCGCGGCAGGTCGAAGCCTTCCGGGCGATGATGCTGACCGGCAGCGTCACTGAAGCCGCCAAGCTGATGGCCGTCACCCAGCCGGCGGTGAGCCGGCTGCTGCGCGACTTCCAGGCGCTGCTCAAGATGGAGCTGTTTGAGCGGCGCGGCACCGGCCTCGTGCCGACAGCGGCCGCCACCGCGCTCTACATGGAGGTCGAACGCTCCTTCGTGGGTCTCGACCGCATCACCGCGGCCGCCGAGGAAATCCGCGGCCGCCGTACGGGCACACTGCGCATCGCGGCGCTGCCGGCGTTGTCGAACGGCTATCTGCCGCGGCTCGCCGGCGGCTTCCTGCAGGAGCGGCCGAATCTGAACCTCGCCTTTTTCGGCGTGATCTCCCCGATCGTGATCGACTGGGTGCTGAACGCGCAATGCGACGTCGGCTTTGCCGAAGTGCCGATCGCGCATGCCGGCCTGCCGAGCGTGAAGCTGCCGGCGCTGCCGCGCGTCGCGGTGCTGCCGGCCGCTCACCGACTCGCCGCGAAGGAGCGGCTGGTACCCCGGGATTTCGAGGGCGAGACCTTCATCTCGCTGTCAGCAGGCTCGACAAGTCGGCACCTGATCGATCAGGTCTTCCATCGCGACGATATCCAGCGGGTGCTGCGCGTCGAGACGACGCTGTCGGAGATCATGTGCGGAATGGTGTCGTCGGGCCTCGGCGTCGCGATCTGCGATCCCTTCACCGCGCGCGAGTTCGATGGCCGCGGCGTCGTGGCGCGCCCGTTCACGCCGCGAATCGATTTCGAGTTCGCCGCGGTGTTTCCGCCGCAACGCAGCCCGTCGCCGGTGGCGCTCGATCTGGTCGAGACGGTTCGCCGCGCGCTCAGCGCGCTCGCCGGATAG
- a CDS encoding ABC transporter substrate-binding protein, producing the protein MKRLHLLAAVSIGVLACSTHVQAQQKTLYVAGYGGSFEKTIREEVIPPFEQANGVKVEYVAGNSTDTLAKLQAQKGNQQIDVAILDDGPMYQAIQLGFCDKVTGLPGDLLDIAHFKDDKAVAIGLVATGLMYNKKVFAEKGWAAPTSWNDLKDPKYKQQLVIPPINNTYGLNALLMLAKMNGGSETNVDAGFKIFKSDINPNVLAYEPSPGKMTELFQSGQAVIAVWGSGRVQSFANTGFPVDFVYPKEGAVSLLTTACPIAKPSVSPLASSFIKLLLDPKIQLTMLKEYGYGPVVKSVVIPEGVGAMAPIGERAAKVYAPDWTVVNEKREEWTKRWNREVER; encoded by the coding sequence ATGAAGCGCCTTCACCTTCTCGCCGCCGTCAGCATCGGCGTCCTCGCCTGCAGCACGCACGTCCAGGCTCAGCAGAAGACACTGTATGTCGCCGGCTATGGCGGCTCGTTCGAGAAGACCATCCGCGAGGAGGTGATCCCGCCCTTCGAGCAGGCCAACGGCGTCAAGGTTGAATACGTCGCCGGCAACTCCACCGACACGCTCGCCAAGCTGCAGGCGCAGAAGGGCAATCAGCAGATCGACGTCGCCATCCTCGACGACGGCCCGATGTATCAGGCGATCCAGCTCGGCTTCTGCGACAAGGTCACTGGCCTGCCCGGTGATCTCCTCGACATCGCGCATTTCAAGGACGACAAGGCGGTTGCCATCGGGCTCGTCGCCACCGGCCTGATGTACAACAAGAAGGTGTTCGCCGAGAAAGGCTGGGCTGCGCCGACGTCGTGGAATGACCTGAAGGATCCAAAATACAAGCAGCAGCTGGTGATCCCGCCGATCAACAATACCTACGGGCTCAACGCGCTCTTGATGCTGGCCAAGATGAACGGCGGCAGCGAGACAAATGTCGATGCCGGCTTCAAGATCTTCAAGTCCGACATCAATCCGAACGTGCTGGCTTACGAGCCCTCGCCGGGCAAGATGACCGAGCTGTTCCAGTCGGGGCAGGCCGTCATTGCGGTGTGGGGCTCGGGCCGCGTGCAGAGCTTCGCCAACACCGGTTTTCCCGTCGACTTCGTCTATCCGAAGGAAGGCGCCGTGAGCCTGCTGACGACGGCGTGCCCGATCGCCAAGCCCTCGGTGTCGCCGCTGGCCTCGAGCTTCATCAAGCTGCTGCTCGATCCGAAGATCCAGCTCACGATGCTGAAAGAATATGGCTACGGCCCGGTGGTGAAGTCGGTCGTCATCCCCGAGGGCGTCGGCGCGATGGCCCCGATCGGCGAGCGCGCCGCCAAGGTCTATGCGCCGGATTGGACCGTGGTGAACGAGAAGCGCGAGGAATGGACCAAGCGCTGGAATCGCGAAGTCGAGCGCTGA
- a CDS encoding FAD-binding oxidoreductase → MMKDYDVAVVGGGLLGSAIAWGLGRLGQRVAVLDEGDIAKRASRANFALVWVQSKGLGMPAYTGWTVRGSKAWPKLAEELKAQTGLDVVLQQNGGFHLTLGDAEYEQRTQLVARMHNQVGAADYQMEMMSAAEVKKMLPLIGPEVSGGSFCPYDGHVNSLRTFRALHAGMKTFSVDYLPERAVSAIARDGDEFKLTTAQGEIRAAKVVLAAGNANQTLAPMVGLSAPMGPTRGQIVVTERTMPFLPHPLTTIRQTDEGTVMIGDSKEDELDDRVQNHPINAVMTDRAQRMFPHLARLNVVRSWSGIRVMPKDGFPIYEQSQTHPGAFVACCHSGVTLAANHAFEIARMVKDGTLEPELVGAFTAKRFETTAGVGGSGYY, encoded by the coding sequence ATGATGAAAGATTATGACGTCGCCGTCGTCGGCGGCGGCCTGCTCGGCTCCGCGATTGCCTGGGGACTGGGTCGGCTCGGCCAGCGCGTCGCCGTGCTCGACGAGGGCGACATCGCCAAGCGCGCCTCCCGCGCCAATTTCGCGCTGGTGTGGGTGCAGAGCAAGGGCCTGGGCATGCCGGCCTATACCGGCTGGACCGTGCGCGGCTCGAAGGCGTGGCCGAAGCTGGCCGAAGAACTCAAGGCGCAGACCGGGCTCGATGTGGTGCTGCAGCAGAATGGCGGCTTTCATCTCACTCTCGGTGATGCCGAATACGAGCAGCGCACGCAGCTCGTCGCGCGCATGCACAACCAGGTTGGCGCCGCTGATTATCAGATGGAGATGATGTCCGCGGCCGAGGTCAAGAAGATGCTGCCGCTGATCGGGCCGGAGGTCTCCGGCGGCAGCTTCTGTCCTTATGACGGCCATGTGAACTCGCTGCGCACCTTCCGTGCGCTGCATGCCGGCATGAAGACGTTCAGCGTCGACTATCTGCCGGAGCGTGCCGTCAGCGCGATCGCGCGCGACGGCGATGAGTTCAAACTGACGACGGCGCAGGGCGAGATCCGTGCGGCGAAGGTCGTGCTTGCTGCCGGCAACGCCAACCAGACGCTGGCGCCGATGGTGGGGCTGTCAGCGCCGATGGGCCCGACGCGCGGCCAGATCGTCGTGACCGAGCGCACCATGCCGTTCCTGCCGCATCCCCTCACCACGATCCGCCAGACCGACGAGGGCACCGTCATGATCGGTGACAGCAAGGAGGATGAGCTCGACGATCGCGTCCAGAACCATCCCATCAACGCGGTGATGACCGACCGCGCCCAGCGCATGTTTCCGCATTTGGCGCGGCTCAACGTGGTCAGGAGCTGGAGCGGCATTCGCGTGATGCCGAAGGACGGCTTTCCGATCTACGAGCAGTCGCAGACCCATCCCGGCGCCTTTGTCGCCTGCTGCCATTCCGGCGTGACGCTCGCTGCCAACCATGCCTTCGAGATCGCGCGCATGGTCAAGGACGGCACGCTGGAGCCGGAGCTGGTCGGCGCATTCACCGCCAAGCGCTTCGAGACCACGGCTGGAGTCGGCGGCAGTGGCTACTACTGA
- a CDS encoding FAD-binding oxidoreductase: MIRQADAIIVGGGIHGCSTALHLCLAGLKPVLIEKDYAGRHASGVNAGGVRQLMRDVAEIPLSIRSMAIWETIGDLVDDDCGFESHGQVLVAENDAELDACRARVVDLNARGFTHEELIDGAELRRLVPAVAESCPGGVVSRRDGAAQPAKATTAFRRKAEQLGAIVREGVAATNIRKDGKLWHVDVGAETFAAPVLVNAAGAWAGRIAAQFGESVPVETIAPMLMITSPVAHFIDPVVILRGRKLSFKQFPNGTVLIGGGHLALPDQNRNETVLDWRKLAESARTVSELFEVMRSATINRAWAGIEARMRDDIPAFGPSARHEGLYHQFGFSAHGFQLGPGAGAVMAELIAHGGTQTPIGGLSISRFSKPSPSATA, translated from the coding sequence ATGATCAGGCAAGCGGATGCCATCATTGTCGGTGGCGGCATCCACGGCTGCTCGACGGCCCTGCATCTCTGTCTCGCCGGGCTCAAGCCGGTGCTGATCGAGAAGGATTATGCGGGCCGTCACGCCTCCGGCGTCAATGCTGGCGGCGTGCGCCAGCTCATGCGTGACGTCGCCGAGATTCCGCTTTCGATCCGCTCGATGGCGATCTGGGAGACCATCGGCGACCTCGTCGATGATGATTGTGGCTTCGAGAGCCACGGCCAGGTGCTCGTCGCCGAGAACGACGCCGAGCTCGACGCCTGTCGCGCCCGTGTCGTAGACCTCAATGCGCGCGGCTTCACCCACGAAGAGCTGATTGATGGGGCGGAGCTACGCCGGCTCGTGCCGGCGGTGGCGGAGAGCTGCCCGGGCGGCGTGGTATCACGCCGCGACGGCGCGGCACAGCCGGCAAAAGCCACCACGGCGTTCCGCCGCAAGGCCGAGCAACTCGGCGCGATCGTTCGCGAGGGCGTGGCCGCGACCAACATCCGCAAGGACGGCAAGCTCTGGCATGTGGACGTCGGTGCCGAGACCTTCGCAGCTCCGGTGCTGGTCAACGCGGCGGGCGCCTGGGCTGGCCGGATTGCCGCGCAGTTCGGCGAGTCCGTGCCCGTCGAGACCATCGCGCCGATGCTGATGATCACCTCCCCGGTCGCCCACTTCATCGATCCGGTGGTGATCCTGCGCGGCCGCAAGCTGTCGTTCAAGCAGTTCCCCAACGGCACGGTGCTGATCGGCGGCGGGCATCTTGCTCTGCCTGACCAGAACCGCAACGAGACCGTGCTCGATTGGCGCAAGCTCGCGGAGAGCGCGCGCACGGTGTCCGAACTGTTCGAGGTGATGCGCAGCGCGACCATCAACCGGGCCTGGGCCGGCATCGAGGCGCGCATGCGCGACGACATTCCAGCGTTCGGCCCGAGCGCGCGGCACGAGGGGCTGTATCATCAGTTCGGCTTCTCGGCGCATGGCTTCCAGCTCGGCCCCGGCGCCGGGGCCGTGATGGCCGAGCTGATCGCCCATGGCGGCACCCAAACCCCCATCGGGGGCCTCAGCATCAGCCGCTTCAGCAAACCATCTCCATCAGCAACAGCATGA
- a CDS encoding NAD(P)/FAD-dependent oxidoreductase: protein MSAAPKHENYDVVVIGAGPAGLAAAATTAEAGLSTLLLDENAGPGGQVWRAINSTPVKNEALLGVDYWSGAEIAHGARDSGAEIIHRATVWSLDRNLEIGVSVGGGSAFIKAKRVIIATGAQERPFPIPGWTLPGVMTAGAAQTMLKSSGLVPDCPTVLAGQGPLLWLLAAQILRLGGRIDRILDTTPRANYIAALPHAFAFFTSPYFGKGLAMMREVRAKVRVTSGVTELAASGNGKLESVTYVAGGKRETLPAELLLLHQGVVPNVNLAMAAGVEHRWNELQLCWTPVLDAFGNSSIPGIAIAGDGAGIGGAQAAVVRGRRAAGDAIKALRPQAKVVDLSAELARAERGRVFLDVLFQPAKQFRIPQGDTIVCRCEEITAKDVLDSVAIGATGPNQLKAYRRTGMGPCQGRLCGLTVTELMAEARGKSPQEIGYYRLRAPVKPIMLSELAALPKNDEATKAVVRG from the coding sequence ATGAGCGCCGCGCCGAAGCATGAGAACTATGACGTCGTGGTGATTGGCGCCGGTCCCGCGGGCCTCGCCGCAGCGGCCACGACCGCCGAAGCCGGTCTCTCGACGCTGCTGCTCGACGAGAACGCCGGTCCTGGCGGCCAGGTCTGGCGCGCCATCAATTCGACTCCGGTGAAGAATGAGGCGCTGCTCGGTGTGGACTATTGGTCCGGTGCCGAGATCGCTCATGGGGCGCGCGACAGCGGCGCGGAGATCATTCATCGGGCCACGGTGTGGAGCCTCGACCGCAATCTTGAGATCGGCGTCTCGGTTGGCGGCGGCTCGGCCTTCATCAAGGCCAAGCGGGTTATTATCGCGACGGGCGCGCAGGAGCGGCCGTTTCCGATTCCCGGTTGGACCTTGCCCGGCGTGATGACGGCCGGTGCGGCGCAGACGATGCTGAAATCCTCAGGCCTGGTGCCGGATTGTCCGACGGTGCTGGCCGGGCAGGGACCGCTGCTGTGGCTGCTCGCGGCGCAGATCCTGCGTCTCGGTGGCCGCATCGATCGCATCCTCGACACCACTCCGCGCGCCAACTACATCGCGGCGCTGCCTCATGCGTTCGCGTTCTTCACTTCACCCTATTTCGGCAAGGGGCTCGCGATGATGCGTGAGGTGCGCGCAAAGGTGCGCGTCACCAGCGGCGTGACCGAACTGGCTGCCTCGGGCAACGGCAAGCTCGAGAGCGTGACCTATGTTGCCGGCGGCAAGCGTGAGACGCTGCCGGCGGAGCTGTTGCTGCTGCACCAGGGCGTGGTGCCGAACGTCAATCTGGCGATGGCTGCCGGCGTCGAGCATCGCTGGAACGAGTTGCAGCTGTGCTGGACTCCGGTGCTGGACGCCTTCGGCAACAGCTCGATTCCAGGAATTGCAATTGCTGGCGATGGCGCCGGCATCGGCGGTGCGCAGGCGGCCGTGGTGCGCGGACGACGGGCGGCAGGCGACGCGATCAAGGCGCTGCGCCCTCAGGCGAAGGTCGTTGATCTCTCGGCGGAGTTGGCGCGCGCCGAGCGCGGCCGCGTCTTTCTCGATGTCCTGTTCCAGCCCGCAAAGCAGTTCCGCATCCCGCAGGGCGACACCATCGTCTGTCGCTGCGAGGAGATCACGGCCAAGGACGTGCTCGACTCTGTCGCGATCGGCGCGACCGGGCCGAACCAGCTCAAGGCCTATCGCCGCACCGGCATGGGGCCGTGCCAGGGCCGGCTGTGCGGCCTGACGGTCACCGAGCTGATGGCCGAGGCCCGCGGCAAGAGCCCGCAGGAGATCGGCTACTACCGCCTGCGCGCGCCGGTGAAGCCGATCATGCTGTCGGAGCTGGCGGCCTTGCCGAAGAATGATGAGGCCACCAAAGCGGTGGTGCGCGGATGA
- a CDS encoding Spy/CpxP family protein refolding chaperone — protein sequence MRKFTIAAVAVLAIAGSTAVYAQRGWIHDHMHHARMNPEDRAAMLDARIASVHAGLKLNADQEKLWPPVEAAVRDLVKLRFDRANARMKAADDAQDKDVDPVARLRDRADTMAATADAMKKVADAADPLYKTLDEGQKRRLSMLTRPMGRMMGPDGPRHHRWMERGEGDGPRFGENRFGPGPMGHPPMDRMGWSDEERDSGRL from the coding sequence ATGAGAAAGTTCACCATCGCCGCTGTCGCCGTGCTCGCCATCGCCGGCTCGACCGCGGTCTACGCCCAGCGCGGCTGGATTCATGATCACATGCATCATGCGCGCATGAACCCGGAGGATCGCGCCGCGATGCTCGATGCGCGGATCGCTTCGGTCCATGCCGGCCTGAAGCTGAACGCGGACCAGGAGAAGCTCTGGCCGCCCGTCGAGGCCGCGGTGCGCGATCTCGTCAAGCTGCGCTTCGACCGCGCCAATGCGCGGATGAAGGCGGCCGATGACGCGCAGGACAAGGATGTCGATCCCGTCGCCCGTCTGCGCGATCGTGCCGATACCATGGCCGCGACGGCCGATGCGATGAAGAAGGTCGCCGACGCCGCCGACCCGCTCTACAAGACGCTCGACGAGGGCCAGAAGCGCCGGCTGTCGATGCTGACCCGGCCGATGGGCCGCATGATGGGACCGGACGGCCCGCGCCATCACCGCTGGATGGAGCGCGGCGAGGGCGACGGTCCGCGCTTCGGCGAGAACCGATTCGGCCCGGGTCCGATGGGCCACCCGCCGATGGATCGCATGGGCTGGTCCGACGAGGAGCGCGACTCCGGGCGGCTCTGA
- a CDS encoding ABC transporter permease, with protein sequence MSRNGPVALIFHTLFVVFMVAPIVVVCWVAFTPEGFLSIPITQFSLRWFRALANYPEFVHAFGVSLWLGALSSCIALLFAVPAALALSRYRFRGRDALSALFLSPLMIPHVVLGIAFLRFFTAVGIGGTFVALVIAHVVVVFPFALRLTLASATGMDRSVEMAAISLGADGWTMFRRVTLPAILPGIVSGWMLAFIQSFDDLTMTVFLATPGTETLPVRMFLYIQDNIDPLVTSVSASVIAITMTVLILLDRLYGLDRVLTAKGGDGR encoded by the coding sequence ATGAGCCGGAATGGTCCTGTCGCATTGATCTTCCACACGCTGTTCGTCGTGTTCATGGTGGCGCCGATCGTGGTCGTGTGCTGGGTCGCGTTCACGCCGGAAGGCTTCCTCTCGATCCCGATCACGCAGTTCTCGCTGCGCTGGTTCAGGGCGCTCGCCAACTATCCGGAATTCGTCCACGCCTTCGGCGTCAGCCTCTGGCTCGGCGCACTGTCGTCCTGCATCGCGCTGCTGTTTGCGGTGCCGGCCGCGCTGGCGCTCAGCCGCTATCGCTTTCGTGGCCGGGACGCGCTGTCGGCGCTGTTCCTCTCGCCGCTGATGATCCCGCATGTCGTGCTGGGCATCGCCTTCCTCCGCTTCTTCACCGCGGTCGGCATCGGCGGCACCTTCGTCGCGCTGGTGATCGCCCATGTCGTGGTCGTGTTTCCGTTTGCGCTGCGGCTGACGCTTGCGTCCGCCACGGGCATGGACCGTTCGGTGGAGATGGCCGCGATCTCGCTCGGGGCCGATGGCTGGACCATGTTCCGCCGCGTCACCTTGCCGGCGATCCTGCCCGGCATCGTCTCGGGCTGGATGCTCGCCTTCATCCAGTCGTTCGACGATCTGACCATGACGGTGTTCCTGGCGACGCCCGGCACCGAGACCTTGCCGGTGCGCATGTTCCTCTACATCCAGGACAACATCGATCCGCTGGTGACGTCGGTATCCGCCAGCGTCATCGCCATCACCATGACCGTCCTGATTCTGCTCGACCGCCTGTACGGGCTCGACCGCGTGCTGACCGCCAAGGGCGGCGACGGACGATAG